The following are encoded in a window of Gloeothece citriformis PCC 7424 genomic DNA:
- a CDS encoding HD domain-containing protein, giving the protein MNNNQFPLLTDRFQKALVYATQLHAQQVRKGSNVPYISHLLSVAALVLEDGGDEDEAIAGLLHDAIEDQGGEATRQEICRQFGDRVAEIVEGCTDSDTIPKPPWRERKQAYIERFPRASSSVRRVSLADKLHNARSLVADYYSQKQATWNKFKGGREGTLWYYRSIIEAARQAGECGFLLEELETVVQYLENCA; this is encoded by the coding sequence ATGAATAATAACCAATTTCCTTTATTAACCGATCGCTTTCAAAAAGCTTTAGTCTACGCCACTCAACTCCATGCCCAACAAGTTAGAAAAGGCTCAAACGTTCCCTATATTAGTCATTTATTAAGCGTAGCCGCCTTAGTATTAGAAGATGGAGGAGATGAAGACGAAGCGATAGCCGGGTTACTCCATGATGCCATTGAAGATCAAGGAGGAGAAGCAACAAGGCAAGAAATTTGTCGTCAATTTGGCGATCGCGTAGCCGAGATAGTCGAAGGTTGCACGGATAGCGATACCATTCCCAAACCCCCTTGGCGCGAACGTAAACAGGCGTATATAGAGCGATTTCCCAGAGCGAGTTCTTCTGTGCGAAGAGTTTCCCTAGCCGATAAGCTGCATAACGCTCGTTCTCTTGTCGCCGACTATTATAGCCAAAAACAAGCCACTTGGAACAAATTTAAAGGGGGACGAGAAGGCACATTATGGTATTATCGGTCTATCATTGAAGCCGCTAGACAAGCCGGCGAGTGCGGTTTTCTGCTCGAAGAATTAGAAACCGTTGTTCAATATTTAGAAAATTGTGCTTAA
- a CDS encoding ATP-dependent DNA helicase, producing the protein MLQTSMSYEGFHESSHPPTQLFYRFQFPLTKQQRKALFKLWQFVHSDECFFLVKGYAGTGKSTIIFALLAELQRLGSQIVLCAPTNKAVNILSAIAVSNNVFIPTMTIHQLLGLGVRNLNGEKVLTQTGPSSLHLYNLVILDECSMVNRELWKYIQAAFEQSFCLKKRQLIAMGDPAQLNPIGELSSPSFSISNRVCLNEVVRQGQSPLLDFITGWRTALSNKELLVPTSMYDPLNKQGAFKVGRDRIISYGIRKIERYFDKDPDRFRILCYSNIQVGNYNRRIRQAIYGSHSNQFIPGERLITKSPVVAPDGKTILLPTSTEFTVTGTTPTQYYGYQAWALTIACEGGTKQIYTLDKNEENRFQKTLQSLLEKAKANPYFWRKYYQFKEDIFAQVTNCYALTVHNSQGSTFTEGAVDGDDIHKRLYVGEESRKFKEKEFLRLWYVASSRFRKRLLFCRKSA; encoded by the coding sequence ATGTTACAAACCAGCATGAGTTATGAAGGCTTCCACGAAAGTAGTCATCCTCCCACACAACTTTTTTACCGTTTTCAATTCCCCCTAACCAAACAGCAAAGAAAAGCACTGTTTAAACTGTGGCAGTTCGTCCACTCGGATGAGTGTTTTTTCTTGGTTAAAGGTTATGCTGGTACAGGAAAATCTACGATTATTTTTGCCTTACTCGCCGAGTTACAACGCCTAGGCAGTCAAATTGTTCTGTGCGCCCCTACCAATAAAGCTGTTAATATTTTAAGTGCGATCGCTGTGAGTAATAATGTTTTTATCCCAACCATGACGATTCATCAATTGTTGGGATTAGGGGTTAGGAATCTTAACGGCGAAAAAGTTCTCACTCAAACAGGTCCTAGCAGTTTACATCTTTATAATCTCGTCATCCTTGATGAGTGTTCAATGGTTAACCGAGAACTTTGGAAATATATACAAGCTGCGTTTGAGCAATCTTTCTGTTTAAAAAAACGTCAACTGATAGCCATGGGAGATCCGGCTCAACTAAACCCTATAGGCGAATTGAGTTCACCCTCCTTCAGCATTTCTAACCGCGTCTGCTTAAACGAAGTAGTACGTCAAGGGCAATCTCCTCTTCTCGATTTTATTACCGGATGGCGAACAGCACTTTCTAACAAAGAATTACTCGTTCCTACTTCAATGTACGATCCCCTCAATAAACAAGGAGCTTTTAAAGTGGGGCGCGATCGCATTATATCTTACGGAATCCGTAAAATTGAGCGTTATTTTGATAAAGATCCAGACCGTTTTAGAATTTTATGTTATTCTAATATCCAAGTTGGTAATTACAATCGTCGCATTCGACAAGCCATTTATGGCTCACATTCAAACCAGTTTATTCCAGGTGAACGGTTAATCACTAAATCTCCTGTCGTCGCCCCTGATGGAAAAACGATTTTATTACCGACTTCTACTGAATTTACTGTTACTGGAACAACTCCTACTCAATACTATGGCTATCAAGCATGGGCGTTAACTATTGCTTGTGAAGGAGGAACTAAACAAATTTATACCCTAGACAAAAATGAAGAAAACCGCTTTCAAAAAACCCTACAGTCTCTTTTAGAAAAGGCTAAAGCTAATCCTTATTTTTGGAGAAAGTATTATCAATTTAAAGAGGATATTTTTGCTCAAGTGACTAATTGTTATGCTCTGACGGTTCATAATAGTCAAGGTAGCACTTTTACTGAAGGGGCTGTAGATGGGGATGATATTCATAAGCGGCTTTATGTGGGAGAAGAGTCTAGGAAATTTAAAGAGAAAGAATTCCTAAGACTTTGGTATGTAGCGAGTAGTCGATTTAGAAAACGATTGTTATTTTGTCGAAAATCCGCCTAA